TCCTTCTTctcattttcactttttttatacCGTCTTTTCTTTTCCCTACTTgcacattccttttattttaacttaattTGAACTCTTTTAGTTGTCTTTtactaaaaccacctttttcttAAAAACCCATTTTCTCTGCCCACCttgcaaaatgtaaaacaacatttttttcatagtttttacataaatataacactaatgtgtgtacagaatcttaatttaaacatgtatttgtttttccaCAAACTTTTAAATTCCTTTTACTTTTACCCATTGTACTTCTTAAGTTCACCTGGAcagattatttaaacaattacaacacaaacaacaaagGCAACACTAGTATCTAACTCCTCCTACATCTTACTTCATCAAACATATGTTGCCACAtacaacacagacacacaaacacaccagttcAATAAACTGTTCAATTAAGTCACTCCCCTtctcttttatattttgattgatagtattagtaattagtaatattaattatagaatattaataatagagtAATCATTTAGcgctattataaataatattaacatcACACCTTTATCATTAGTATCTGGACAGTACCGTAATTTCTATGCATTAAGCTAATacctatgtatttatatattccggaatcttcaggttcctatAAACCTGGGAACCTCGTCTTAGAATCTTCGAATTCTTAAGTGAATTCGGAACCCTACACAAATTCTAGTTTGCACAGTCCAGAGAATAAATTATTCCAAAACCTTGTCTTAAAATCTTCGAATTCGTAACAAATTCGGATACCTTATTAAATTATTCCAAAACCTTGTCTTGGAATCTTCAAATTCGTAGTGAATTCGGtatctgaaataaaataaaacaaataaaaatattctaAAACCCTTGTCTTAGAATCTTCAAATTCGTAGTGAATTCGGtatctgaaataaaataaaaagtaacaaataaaaatattctaAGACCTTTTTGTTGTCTCAGTTTCaacaaaaaaatgaacattAGAACCTTAAAGAAAGTAAGACTCACTTCAGGGCTGTTGGAAAAAAGTACATAACAATGATGTGCatctaaaaaaatagaaattatcTATATTCTTGCAATTCTTTTAGCAAATTTTTTAAGATGAATAGCATCAGTCATGCTGTGGAACAAGTAAACCAACAAATGCATTTGAATAATAATGCTCACCACTAAAGAGCCTTTGACACAGCACTCAGAGCAAAGTTGGAGGATACctataaagtacaaaataaattatattatttcatttaaaataattttaaactttttttttttttaaactaactaCTTCATAGAAATCAAGTAAATCTAACATCTAATCCACATTTCAATTTAGAGAAACACATTTGTGGTCTGTTTATATAAATTTCAAACATATACTTTTAAGTgttaaatcattacatttacattaaaatctcAGTTCAACCACCAAGATTTTgttcaaaatgaaaaaaaaaatttactcaTCACAATTGCACAACCTTTGGAACAGCACTCAAGAGGCCAAACAATGGCACTAGATGAAAAAAACGTCTAAACGTCAAAAAGAATGTTatttgtaaagtaaaataaaccaTAGGAATATACAGTGAGACTCCATAAAGGCTTTTATAATGAGAAAACTGACCAACACCGTCTAaagaattataatattatttaactaATGAAGTTATCTCATATATATAAAGTCTATTTACACAAGCGTTAGCTTGTTTTACAATAGTaacgttttaaaaaaaaactaccatTTATTACGGATTTTAAAAGAGAAGTTCTGTcacatacattttcaaaatCTAAAACACATTCCGTGCAGCATTACCGCATAATaaaggtttcatggctaaattggaccagtctggtggccaatcttcattaattgcacattgcaccagtaagagcagagtgtgaaggttcaattagcagggtaagagcacagttttgctcaaaatattgcaatgcacacaacattatgggtgacataccagagttcaaaagaggacaaattgttggtgcacgtcttgctggcgcatctgtgaccaagacagcaagtctttgtgatgtatcaagagccacggtatccagggtaatgtcagcataccaccaagaaggacaaaccacatccaacaggattaactgtggacgcaagaggaagctgtctgaaagggatgttcgggtgctaacccggattgtatccaaaaaacataaaaccacggctgcccaaatcacggcagaattaaatgtgcacctcaactctcctgtttccaccagaactgtccgtcgggagctccacagggtcaatatacacggctggGCTgatatagccaaacctttggtcactcgtgccgatgccaaacgtcggtttcaatggtgcaaggagcgcaaatcttgggctgtggacaatgtgaaatatgtattgttctctgatgagtccacctttactgtttttcccacatccgggagagttacggtgtggagaagccccaaagaagcgtaccacccagactgttgcatgcccagagtgaagcatgggggtggatcagtgatggtttgggctgccatatcatggcattcccttggcccaatacttgtgctagatgggcgcgtcactgccaaggactaccgaaccattctggaggaccatgtgcatccaatggcggtgccgtgtatcaggatgacaatgcaccaatacacacagcaagactggtgaaagattggtttgatgaacatgaaagtgaagttgaacatctcccatggcctgcacagtcaccagatctaaatattattgagccactttggggtgttttggagaagcgagtcaggaaacgttttcctccaccagcatcacgtagtgacctggccactatcctgcaagaagaatggcttaaaatccctctgaccactgtgcaggacttgtatatgtcatttccaagaccaattgactctgtattggccgcaaaaggaggccctacaccatactaataaattattgtggtctaaaaccaagtgtttcagttattttgtccaacccctgtagttatggctatattggcccaatccaatgtgcaatacttgtcacttatcacttcactttatatttaatatttaatctatatttaatctggaccgtgtactgtatacttggaactgcaccttcctgcacttttacttttaattccattccatttggttattttgttcaatccatcctcatcatttataactgctctgtagctatgcagcagtggcgatttctctaagactgcaagggaagctcagcttcccctaaaatgtccaaaattaaatggtcaaatatgtacagttgtgttaacatttcattgactacaaatgcgttagaataCGTATATCTCGAGgatgagttcgttcagaatcagctaattatcacaaatcgactcgattttcttaacttaactcatacattcccgtataGATGCATTTGCccacagaagctgagcgtctcttcacttctatgggactgcgttgaggtttttttttcattgcttcgaaactcgccggtcattggataaatgcctcgattttgtcccgcccccggacgctgagcgtctctgggggtgaatggagctgtgggcgggtgtggacgctgagcttctgcaagatgattggaggatcagtcgaaacgctgaatcccgttttgattgacagctagtttgagcgctacaccgtcacttctcaaactcaaactcagaagaggctttattggcatgacaaatagggacattcgtattgccaaagcaatacacttcattagtcacttaatcactaggagcttcagtcccatcgtggATTTTgcaagtgaagtcgaaagacaaactgctgtaacccatttcaggccattttcttgtaaaaggaacagagggcagaatttatgtgtaaataaattgacaaattttatgatgtaagccgacaatgagcttcccctctttgaaagaccagcagccgccactgctatgcagtatatgtaaaactcaggttacattcaatctgtcaaagtgtttgtacttttttcgaatttatattgttgtattttttctttatagtgtgtatttgatttgatttgatgtacaatgctactgggactctaatttccttcgggatcaataaagtatctgtctgtctatctatctatctatctatctatctatctatctatctatctatctatctatctatctatctatctatctatctatctatctatctatctatctatctatctatctatctatctatctatctatctatctatctatctaatacctgctctgtgggggtcctgaccattgaagaacagcatgaaagggggtaacaaaacatgtagaaacaaataaactacagtcagtaattttagaactacaaagtgcttctatatggtaagtggagctgataacatggacagtgagtgtagaaaccaggaggtgattttaatatatttattctgtttgctttatcctggtcagggttgtggtgggtccgattaattgagcaaaaggcagaaaacacacacacacacacacacacacacacacacacctctttacTAGAAAATCTTTTCATTCTTTTATGTTTTagtttctttgtgtttatttgactttttccagcttctgttttttttataagaatTAAAACCTAAAAGAAACCTGAAGAATCTCAGTATGAATGAAAGTCTCTGTTGTGAATGTTGGTTCGGATCCACTGCTGAGCTTCTGCTGAGCTTCTTCACGGTTCGATTCGATTCTCTAgatcagaggtcactaacaggcggaccacggtccgggtccggacccagaagctgtcccatacggacccggacctatagccaaaacagaaagttaggatttgaaacctgacggagcgcttctattttaaccggcgcagcttttgtagtctttacggtagcggtttagcggatgagaacCAATCActtgacaccactcagccaatcaagtctgtgcattccagccggtaaacactgcgactgcagtgcagacagttgagagagttagaggcgagttacatgtgaaaagacggtggaaattaaaagaaagatagcgaatgtagaaaaaattaagggagagatacagacaactgtgcaggagaaagttgagaaaaagacgagtgagacaggagacaaatggcgctctccaaaaaagaaacgtgtacagcgaaattacagcatttaatgatggagagactcatttctgttcttacttcccactggaacACAATTTATtgtccggtccgggtcctctctgtgtgtgcatgttctccccgtgtccgcatgggtttccttcggtgctccggtttcctcccacagtccaaaaacatgcaagtgaggtgtattggagatactaaattgtccatgactgtgttcgatataaccttgtgacctgatgaatctcgtgtaatgagtaactaccgttcctgtcatgaatgtatccaaagtgtaaaacatgacgttaaaatcctaataaataaacagacatttgatttgacagttattgataacatgcagatgttgatacaactactaggctacattatactatattgtatatatgttatagtggttaaggtactggactaataaacagaaggttgccggttcaagccccgccaccaccaagttgccactgttgggtccctgagcaaggcccttaacactcaattgctcattgtgttccgctcattgtgtaagtcgctttggataaaagcgtctgctaaatgctgaaaatgtaaatgtaaatatcaatatatttacattatatatatatatatagttaaacatttcGGACCTtcgcttcaagaaattttctctaactggacccctttaaattttagttgaatacccctgctcTAGATGATTGTGTGTAAAATCTCATCACAAACACGATTCCTACAACCAGCATTCATCTGACACCAGCTTTATTGATGGAGAAGAAGGGAAAGGGAAGAGAAGGAAGCAGCCGGCCGGAGATATTCACGTTCTCAGCTAGATCCACATCTCGTTTCAGAACCTGGGTAAGGAGCGGGCGTCACGTCTTCGGCTTTATTTGCTACGGAGCTCTGTTCTGCCCCCAAGAGGAAATGATTTAATTTTCCAGATCTAAGAGTTCCACAGGGTAGAAGACATGCTGAGCAGGTACATCAAGAATATGACGATGCTGAGATAACTGATGATGCTCTGTATGGGGTggtgaagccagaatcctggtactggaggagcccaacatctctcaagatgaagctcagctcacaaagtcccagaattccttcagaaatccaacacgaggtgttgaagccagaatcctggtactggaggagcccaacatctaagatgatcaagctcagctcacaaagtcccagaattccttcagaaatccaacacttgaggtgttgaagccagaatcctggtactggaggagcccaacatctaagatgatcaagctcagctcacaaagtcccagaattccttcagaaatccaacacttgaggtgttgaagccagaatcctggtactggaggagcccaacatgtaagaagatgaagctcagctcacaaagtcccagaattccttcagaaatccaacacttgaggtgttgaagccagaatcctggtactggaggagcccaacatctaagatgatcaagctcagctcacaaagttccaGAATTCCTTCATaaatccaacacttgaggtgttgaagccagaatcctggtactggaggagcccaacatctaagatgatcaagctcagctcacaaagtcccagaattccttcagaaatccaacacttgaagtgttgaagccagaatcctggtactggaggagcccaacatctctcaagatgaagctcagctcacaaagtcccagaattctttcagaaatccaacacttgaggtgttgaagccagaatcctggtactggaggagcccaacatctaagatgatcaagctcagctcacaaagtcacagaattccttcagaaagccaacacttgaggtgttgaagccagaatcctggtactggaggagcccaacatctaagatgatcaagctcagctcacaaagtgccagaattccttcagaaatccaacacttgaggtgttgaagccagaatcctggtactggaggagcccaacatctaagatgatcaagctcagctcacaaagtcccagaattccttcagaaagccaacacttgaggtgttgaagccagaatcctggtactggaggagcccaacatctaagatgatcaagctcagctcacaaagtcccagaattccttcagaaatccaacacttgaggtgttgaagccagaatcctggtactggaggagcccaacatctaagatgatcaagctcagctcacaaagtcccagaattccttcagaaatccaacacttgaggtgtttaagccagaatcctggtactggaggagcccaacatctaagaagatgaagctcagcttacaaagtcccagaattccttcagaaatcccacacttgaggtgttgaagccagaatcctggtactggaggagcccaacatctaagaagatgaagctcagctcacaaagtcccagaattccttcagaaatccaacacttgaggtgttgaagccagaatcctggtactgggggagcccaacatctaagatgatcaagctcagctcacaaagtcccagaattccttctgaaatccaacaccaccaccacgagcAACCAACAGTTCTCAGAAGCACCCGgaactagagatgtaccgatcagggtttttggcaccgatttcgATCTCTAATCTTCTTTGAGGGTGAtaggccgatagccgattcggattggggggggggttgatggggggtttactttttaaactaaagcaatttattttttcacccacaggagacatatttcattagtctaactgaccacacacgcaggtttaatgttatccagttcagtctgaaaaaaacttgaaatagggaaacagtgaagataaaccggtgccAAATGCtgccacgtgtgtgtgtgtgtgtgtgtgtctttaagagagacgatCTGTTCGCAGTattgatataagtgattcacgagtcgattcattttatgcgaagcgtttctcttctcagttatctctccgtgttaattaattaattaattaatgtcgtggttttaaataaacaccagctactacagaacattctgtgtgactctcttacattaaaaagcttcattaaaccgctattaccacagagcggtaaccgagtcagagtcgttctgtctgtggagctaaaagttttctgtcagtcactgcaaatgatcctgaactaaccaacttagtaactaataaacttttgcctccgattggctctgtaacgttttctgctctcatctacatcaaaagcaagaaccgcttacgatttaccaaagtgaaccacgagttCATATAATGTGCTCATAGAATTGACTTAGATGGggtcgggttgaattatctttttaaagtaaatatttcaatcggCAAAATtccatcgtatgtatgatgcacaacgttaattatgttattttaggttgtaAAGTGCGATGTTTGTTGAATGGTGATACGATGGTTGGAGCTTTGTAGCTCAatgtctggatcaatccactgagctgttaagcttaacatggagatgatgtttgtatatcacacgatcggatctgctgaatttaggaaatatcggccgatcgcatattttgataaaaaatcggccgatttcgatacatagccgatcgatcctcCCATCTCTACCAGGAACCACAGACTCTGGTATCATGAGGACTTCTGGTACCAAGATGGAACCAAGTCTGTGGAACAGCGATCGTATCCTGCACAGAGAAGTTTAAGACAACCCCGACCCTAAGAGCACCGGAGAACATTCCGGTACACCGGAGCTCTCAACCACGAAGCTCTCAGCCAAGAAGCAAGAGGGAGCAAGAGGGAACAAGATGGACCGGTCCAGGTCTGGAGGGACCAACATGGGGCAGAACGCAGCAGTGCCAGACGGATGGTAAAGGGAACGGCATTTTCACGTCGATAAAAGCTGAAGTCCTGAAGGTGAAAAAGCTGGTTTAAGTTCTGAATCTTCTGCTCCTCACCAAAATGATCTTACATGGAGAATTGTCTGAGAATGTGCTATATAGCTGAGGAGGGAATATCATTTGGGGGATTGTGGGGAAATTAGAGGGGGGAAACTTTGTTTGATCTCTTGTTGCAGATCCTCTTCATGGTCTGCCAGGATCTTCTGAAGAATCCCAGGATCTggtccttcttcttcttcttctttttcttcatcTTTTCTGCGGTGCCTTTGGATGAGAGAAGAAGAATGAAACACGGTTTGGTGATGATGGTTTGATGAAGAACTGGATGTAGAGCCGTTACTCACAGATTGCTTCTTTAGCTGGAGCTTCAGCGGGCAGCTTCTTTACCGGCTGAACCAGGATCTTCCTGCAGGTTGGATCGATTTCTGGTATCGGGTCAGTCATGGTGGATTTCTCACTCTTCTCCTTTTGACCAAAAGTATCCTTGATCTCGTCCAGGACAGAGTTGGTCTGCTGACAGGAGGCCACATTAAGCTCCTTtgacatgatgctgatggtggactcagggCCCCTGACCTTCTGGTCCTTATTTTGAGGGACGTTGGTCACCTCGATCTTATCCAGGACGGAGTCGGTCAGCTGACAGGAGGCCACATTAAGCTCTTCtgacatgatgctgatggtggactcagcgCCCCCAACCTTCTCGTCCTTATTTTGGGGGACGTTGGTCACCTCATCCTCATCCAGGACAGAGTCGGTCAGCGGGGAGGAGGCCACATTAAGCTCCTCTGACATGACGCTGATGGTGGACTTAGTGACCCCAACCTTCTCTTCCACACTATTGGGCAGGTGGACGTAGGTGCTCCCCAGTGAGTCCTGGACCTGCTTGGTAACGATCTCCATGTTTGATCTCTTGTTGAAGATCCTCTTCGTGGTCTGCCAGGATCTTCTGAAGAATCCCAGGATCTggtccttcttcttcttcttcttcatctttTCTGCAGTGCCTTTGGATGAGAGAAGAAGAATGAAACACGGTTTGCTGATGATGGTTTGATGAAGAACTGGATGTGGAGCCGTTACTCACAGATTGCTTCTTTAGCTGGAGCTTCAGCGGGCAGCTTCTTTACCGGCTGAACCAGGATCTTCCTGCAGGTTGGATCGATTTCTGGTATCGGGTCAGTCATGGTGGATTTCTCACTCTTCTCCTTTTGACCAAAAGTGTCCTTGATCTCGTCCAGGACAGAGTTGGTCCGCTGACAGGAGGCCACATTAAGCTCCTTtgacatgatgctgatggtggactcagcgTCCCCAACCTTCTCGTCCTTAATTTGGGGGACGTTGGTCACCTCGTCCTCATCCAGGACGGAGTCGGTCAGCAGGGAGGAGGCCACATTAAGCTCCTCTGACATGACGCTGATGCTGGACTTAGTGACCCCAACCTTCTCTTCCACACTATTGGGCAGGTGGACGTAGGTGCTCCCCAGTGAGTCCTGGACCTGCTTGGTAACGATCTCCATGTTTGATCTCTTGTTGAAGATCCTCTTCGTGGTCTGCCAGGATCTTCTGAAGAATCCCAGGATCTggtccttcttcttcttcttcttcatctttTCTGCAGTGCCTTTGGATGAGAGAAGAAGAATGAAACACGGTTTGGTGATGATGGTTTGATGAAGAACTGGATGTGGAGCCGTTACTCACAGATTGCTTCTTTAGCTGGAGCTTCAGCGGGCAGCTTCTTTACCGGCTGAACCAGGATCTTCCTGCAGGTTGGATCGATTTCTGGTATCGGGTCAGTCATGGTGGATTTCTCACTCTTCTCCTTTTGACCAAAAGTGTCCTTGATCTCGTCCAGGACAGAGTTGGTCCGCTGACAGGAGGCCACATTAAGCTCCTTtgacatgatgctgatggtggactcagcaCCCCCGACCTTCTCGTCCTTATTTTGGGGGACGTTGGTCACCTTGATCTTATCCAGGACGGAGTCGGTCAGCTGACAGGAGGCCACATTAAGCTCCTTtgacatgatgctgatggtggactcagcgTCCCCAACCTTCTCGTCCTTAATTTGGGGGACGTTGGTCACCTCGTCCTCATCCAGGACGGAGTCGGTCAGCAGGGAGGAGGCCACATTAAGCTCCTCTGACATGACGCTGATGGTGGACTTAGTGACCCCAACCTTCTCGTCCACACTATCGGACAGACGGACGTTGGCGCTCCCCGGCGAGTCCTGGACCTGCTTCATGAATTCTCTGTTAATGTAGATGGTGATGATCTCCATGTCGTCGTCCTCAGGCGTCGGTGTGGATTCTCTCTGGATCTCCATCTGATTCACCCAGGAGAAGAAATTTAATTCagttcttttattaaaaattcatTTCAAATCATTTCTGTTATTAATGCTGCAAAATTCTTTTGAACTGATTAAATATCGAGTCTGAAATGAATTCACAACACTGGTGATGTTGTGgatcagtttttattatttattcttttttatttcatatacaaATACTAAAACGTCCTGAAACGTCTCATTTATTACATTCAGATAAGAGCTGAAACTGTCAAATGTTCATTAGATCAGATGAAATGAGATATTAGATTATTTTAGATCAGATATTTTAAGATTACATGAgatcagattaaataaaatgagatgAAATGAGATATTAGATTATTTTAGATGAAATATGATGAGATTATATGAGATCAGATGAAATGAGATATTAGAttagacattaaataaaatcagatgGTTGTTTGTtctcacctctctctctctctctctctctctctctctctctctctctctgttgctTGTTGCTTCTCTGGGTGCAGAAGTAAAATGATGAACTCTCTCCCTCCTCCTGAAGGACCTGCAGCACCGCGATCAGGAATCATGTGACGTCACAGTAGGTGAAGCAGCCGCTCAGCGCAGGTGTGTCGCGTCACCGCACCGCTGCCAAGTCACGTGATGAGTTTAAAATAACGGTTTAaaagtattatgtattattgtaataattggTTTTAAAGCGGCTTAAATCATCATGAAGTTTTAAACTAAGATCAGTAACTGGTTCCAGTGATCATTCAGCTCTGTACATCTCACACCTCAACACTGAGTGTAGGTTTAAACTCCTGCATGTCACGTTTTATAAAGCTTCTGTGGAATTTAGTTAAAGTTGCAAATGCTGCGAATTCTGAGAATGTACAGAGTAAAATGCactgtttatgttttatctaaaactattttatattataattcaataaacaaaataaaactaaaggaTATTTGAGCAAATCTTAGATCAGAACCGTCCTGCAGAAATCTCACACAGAGACGTGATTCCTCCCACTCTTATAAATGCAACTgactttattttaacaaaaaagtGACATATTGCAGCTTTTAaacgaacaaataaataaataaacagcgtaAACATCAGTGAGTCTGTTCAGGAGgtttaaagctgcagtgtggAACTCTTCAGGATTTGGAGAGTTGGAGACCCCCTGTGGAAGAAAAGCGCAACTGCAAGTGATTGATGGaggaaaaaatgctgcatctagatttcttttatttttcatttatttattcactgtctgtttcaccagtgcttaatcctggtcagggtcgcagtgggtccaattcattgggtgaaatgtAGGAAACTTTTACCTGTTGTTTACTGCTGAAAAGAAAACAGCTCTGTTGTGATCAGATTGTTTaagtataattaatttaatttttaatataaaatctttTAACACTTTAATGTTCCAGGTTTATAAGAGTTCTTTCCTGTGTTAAACCCTCACCGATGCTGCAGTCAGTTCCTCACAACAACCGCTTTTATTCACCTCCATTAAATCCCTCCGTCTGAACGAAGTGGGGTGACGGTAAAATATAAACATGGATCTAATAGCACTAGCACTATTGCTGATTGTAATGTTTAACCTGTAGCGTCAGCTGTTCCGTCATCCGGTAACCATCGGTGACCTgggtataaaatgtattaaataatgaacGAGTTCCACACTGCAGCTTTAACCTCGAACATCTTCACATCGTCTCACGTCACGTCcagttttatgtttaattttctttcagctTTTCACAATGATAAAACGCTGATGACAAAAATCTAGTAAAAATGGTGACGTTTGGTTTACAAACTTCGGTTTTTTTTAGTAAGGCAGGAGCCACGTTACTCATTTTACAGGTTGGAATATAAAAACAGGTACTTTCATTGCATCCATAATACAggttaatatatatacagtgtatcacaaaagtgagtacacccctcacatttctgcaaatatttcattatatcttttcatgggacaacactatagacatgaaacttggatataacttagagtagtcagtgtacagcttgtatagcagtgtagatttactgtcttctgaaaataactcaacacacagccattaatgtct
The sequence above is drawn from the Trichomycterus rosablanca isolate fTriRos1 chromosome 9, fTriRos1.hap1, whole genome shotgun sequence genome and encodes:
- the LOC134320288 gene encoding uncharacterized protein LOC134320288 codes for the protein MEIQRESTPTPEDDDMEIITIYINREFMKQVQDSPGSANVRLSDSVDEKVGVTKSTISVMSEELNVASSLLTDSVLDEDEVTNVPQIKDEKVGDAESTISIMSKELNVASCQLTDSVLDKIKVTNVPQNKDEKVGGAESTISIMSKELNVASCQRTNSVLDEIKDTFGQKEKSEKSTMTDPIPEIDPTCRKILVQPVKKLPAEAPAKEAICTAEKMKKKKKKDQILGFFRRSWQTTKRIFNKRSNMEIVTKQVQDSLGSTYVHLPNSVEEKVGVTKSSISVMSEELNVASSLLTDSVLDEDEVTNVPQIKDEKVGDAESTISIMSKELNVASCQRTNSVLDEIKDTFGQKEKSEKSTMTDPIPEIDPTCRKILVQPVKKLPAEAPAKEAICTAEKMKKKKKKDQILGFFRRSWQTTKRIFNKRSNMEIVTKQVQDSLGSTYVHLPNSVEEKVGVTKSTISVMSEELNVASSPLTDSVLDEDEVTNVPQNKDEKVGGAESTISIMSEELNVASCQLTDSVLDKIEVTNVPQNKDQKVRGPESTISIMSKELNVASCQQTNSVLDEIKDTFGQKEKSEKSTMTDPIPEIDPTCRKILVQPVKKLPAEAPAKEAICTAEKMKKKKKKKKDQILGFFRRSWQTMKRICNKRSNKVSPL